One window of the Salvia miltiorrhiza cultivar Shanhuang (shh) chromosome 6, IMPLAD_Smil_shh, whole genome shotgun sequence genome contains the following:
- the LOC130987408 gene encoding probable inactive leucine-rich repeat receptor-like protein kinase At3g03770 — protein sequence MGCSNYCVLVFLSWLLLASSTHELKSYETQVLLQLRKHLEYPLPLSSWENYDADFCNLSSPPQLTIKCENDSVTELRIMGDKPAKVSTEFSGFAIPNLTLSQSFSMDSFITTLTRLSSLRVVTLVALGIWGPLPDKIHRLYLLEALDMSSNFLFGLIPSQMSRMVKLRSLSFDENYFNGSVPEWLDSWSNLTVLSLKNNRLSGEVPSAVSRITALSELVLSHNLLTGKLPDLSSLSSLQLLDLRENGLDSELPSLPKGLANVFLSNNSFSGSIPQQFVMLDQLQHLDLSNNHLSGTPPALLFSLPNISYLNLSSNALSGSLAEHLNCGVGLSLIDLSDNKLVGQLPDCLDSAGENRIVKISGNCFSTDARDQHSAAYCRDVDKDKGGSRMREIVVLAGVIGGIVVVVIILLLVGLLFFCKRHRTQHAVVQHIAPKVKQDDPPSGISSELLATARIISQASKVGNQSSASYRVFTVAELEEATKNFDQSTFLGEGSFGKVYKGRLDNGSSVVIRSLTLYRKCSIQNLKLRLDLLSKLRHPHLVALLGHCIDDGMQDDSSVRRLYLVQEYVPNGNFRSHLSENSPEKVLKWAERLAVLIGAAKAIHFLHTGVIPPSLSNRLKTNNILIDEHGIAKLSDYGMSIIADETEKSDAKGDAIKSGQVDKLQDDVHNFGFILLESLVGPITSGKGEAFLLNEMTSFSSQDGRRKIVDPMVLTTSSQESLSIVISITNKCISGESSGRPSFEDVLWNLQYAAQVQATADADSASHQSFG from the exons ATGGGGTGTTCAAATTACTGTGTTTTAGTGTTTCTTTCATGGCTGCTGCTTGCTTCGAGCACTCATGAGCTGAAAAGCTACGAAACGCAAGTTCTTCTTCAGCTGAGGAAGCATTTGGAGTACCCTCTGCCTCTCAGCAGCTGGGAGAATTACGATGCCGATTTCTGCAATTTGTCGTCTCCACCGCAGCTCACCATCAAATGTGAGAATGATTCTGTCACCGAGCTTCGAATCATGGGAGACAAGCCTGCAAAGGTGAGTACCGAATTCAGCGGGTTTGCAATCCCAAATCTCACATTGTCTCAGAGTTTCTCTATGGATTCTTTCATTACAACGTTGACGAGGTTGTCCAGCTTAAGGGTTGTCACTCTAGTGGCTCTAGGCATATGGGGTCCACTGCCTGATAAAATCCATAGGCTATATTTGCTAGAAGCTTTAGACATGAGTTCAAATTTCTTGTTTGGTTTGATCCCTTCTCAAATGTCAAGAATGGTTAAGCTTAGGAGTTTGAGCTTTGATGAGAACTATTTCAATGGTAGTGTTCCCGAGTGGTTGGATTCGTGGTCGAATCTCACTGTGTTGAGCTTAAAGAACAATAGATTGAGTGGTGAAGTCCCTTCTGCAGTGTCAAGAATTACAGCACTGAGTGAGCTAGTATTGTCACACAACTTGCTCACTGGGAAGTTGCCTGATCTGAGCAGCCTCTCGAGTTTGCAGTTGCTCGATTTGAGAGAGAACGGTTTGGACTCCGAATTGCCTTCCCTGCCAAAAGGGCTGGCTAATGTGTTTCTAAGCAACAACTCGTTTTCTGGTAGCATACCCCAACAATTTGTTATGCTGGATCAACTTCAGCATCTTGATTTGTCGAATAATCATCTTAGTGGAACCCCTCCTGCTCTGCTTTTCTCTCTCCCAAATATTAGTTACTTGAATCTGTCATCCAATGCTCTTAGTGGATCACTTGCTGAGCATCTTAACTGTGGAGTGGGACTTAGTTTGATCGATCTTTCTGATAATAAATTGGTAGGCCAGCTTCCCGATTGCTTGGACAGTGCAGGAGAGAACAGAATAGTCAAAATTAGTGGGAATTGTTTCTCCACTGATGCAAGAGATCAGCATTCTGCAGCATACTGCAGAGACGTTGATAAGGACAAAGGAGGATCTAGAATGAGGGAGATAGTCGTTCTGGCTGGTGTGATTGGGGGAATTGTCGTTGTAGTGATAATCCTCTTGCTCGTTGGTCTTCTCTTTTTCTGTAAAAGGCACCGAACACAGCATGCTGTAGTTCAGCATATTGCACCTAAGGTTAAGCAAGACGATCCACCATCTGGGATTTCCTCCGAACTCCTAGCAACTGCCC GGATCATTTCTCAAGCATCAAAAGTTGGGAATCAAAGTTCTGCATCGTATAGGGTGTTTACTGTAGCAGAACTTGAAGAAGCTACAAAAAACTTTGATCAGTCGACTTTCTTGGGCGAGGGTTCTTTCGGAAAG GTTTACAAGGGAAGGTTGGATAATGGAAGCTCTGTCGTTATACGGTCTTTAACTCTATATAGAAAATGCTCAATTCAAAACCTCAAGCTGCGGCTTGATTTGCTTTCAAAGCTTCGTCACCCTCACTTGGTTGCCCTTCTTGGTCACTGCATTGATGATGGAATGCAAGATGACTCGTCTGTACGTAGGTTGTATCTCGTTCAAGAATACGTTCCTAATGGAAACTTCCGCTCTCATCTTTCAG AGAACTCCCCGGAGAAGGTCCTGAAGTGGGCAGAAAGATTGGCCGTTCTAATTGGTGCAGCCAAGGCTATCCATTTTCTGCATACCGGGGTAATTCCCCCGTCTCTGAGCAATCGTCTAAAGACCAACAATATACTGATCGACGAGCATGGGATTGCAAAGCTTAGTGATTATGGAATGTCCATCATTGCAGATGAAACTGAAAAATCTGAT GCAAAGGGAGACGCGATCAAATCAGG GCAGGTCGATAAGTTGCAGGATGATGTTCACAATTTCGGGTTCATATTACTGGAGTCTTTGGTAGGTCCTATAACAAGTGGAAAAGGAGAAGCATTTCTACTAAATGAGATG ACGTCGTTCAGCAGCCAAGATGGTAGGCGAAAGATAGTGGATCCAATGGTGCTAACGACGAGCTCACAGGAATCGTTGTCGATAGTGATATCAATCACCAACAAATGTATATCGGGTGAATCCTCAGGGCGGCCCTCGTTTGAAGACGTGCTGTGGAACTTGCAGTACGCAGCTCAAGTGCAGGCCACGGCCGATGCAGATAGCGCGTCTCATCAGAGCTTCGGTTAA